The window GCGAACGGCTGAACTTTGCCGCCTTCTAGAGTATCGGCCACCATGCGGAGGTAGTGATCTCCGCCCGGCGGATCCATCCTGCTGATGAAGCTTTGATCCTCAGGCGGTCCCAATATGCGGGCAGAAAAACCCTGAATACCCCCGGGAGTCTCCGCCGAATCTCCCGCTTTGAGATATCTGACCTTTCCCGAACCGAATCCGTCTCGCAGAGCAGACATGGCTGCCCCATTTGGCTCGGCGTTCTGCACCGCGGCCAGGGCCTCGAGATCGCCGGTCGCGGCAAAGTGACTCCCGAGCAGCCCCACCAGGGCAGTTTTCTTTTTGTGCCATTTCCGCGCCGTGGAATTGTTCAGATCGTCGGTCCATGGCATCCACACCTCACCGACATGGAACTTGCGGAATTCGTCGGCAAATTTCCCGTAACCGGAAACGTGATCCTGATGGGCGTGAGTGGCGATCACCAGATGCAGGGTTCCTCCGGTAACCGACTGAATATTGTGAAAGGCCTTGTCGATCAGGCTCTCGCCGTCGACTGCGATATTGCCTTTGTTGTGCACCCCGCAGTCGACCAGAATGTGGTACTTGCCCGCAAGCGTCACGAGAAAACAATCGCCGAACCCGACACGGTACATGCGAATGTTGATCTCCGGGGCTGAGCCGCCGGTTGGATGGCTTTTGCGCCTGCCCTGCGGTTTCGTTTTTGCCATCTCAATACCTCTGATGAAGAGCACGAAAGTCGATCTGGCCTGTTTTCATGGCTTCGTAGGCTCCACGGGGCACGCTTTCCCACAACAGTTGGCGGAAGAAGGCCTGCTTCTCGGGACGGTCGTTACGCAGGCTCTTGCGTACCGCGTAACGCAGAGTTCCGTCTTCGTTGAACAGCAGCGTCACGCCGCCGAATGCCGTGCCGCCTCCTTTCTTCTCAGGCTGTTCCAGCCGCTCCACGATGACGGCGACCATTTCCGAAGTGGGCAGGAGCGTATCGGGATTGGGCCGAACCACAAAGTGGAATGAGTCCACTGCAATGTGCCTGCGGTTGAAGTGATTCAGGCCAAATACTTTTGCGTTTGCGCAGGCAAAGGCGTGGAGTTGTCGGGCATTGCTCTTTTCGATGGCGGCGAACTCAACCTCCGAGGCGTTGGGATCCGGGCGCTGCAAGGTCTCGAGCTTCAACCGATGCTTGCTTTCCGGCGGAATCCAAAGCAGCGATTCCTCGGAGTACGAAGTAACGGCTTCCGGGCGAATGCCCCGCAGACGGAAGGCATCGACCAACGCCGCCCGATACCCCAGATCATCGTCCCGCACCGTGTCGTAGTCGGCTGTAATCAGTGCCCGCAGATAATCGCCAAAGGTGATGTCCACTGGAGGGCAATAATCGAGCCCCCGGATGCACATGGTCTGAAAGTGCCCGGCAGTCTTACTCACTTCGTCGCAAAGTCTCCCCAGCAGGTCAGGATGGAGTTCTACATCCTCACCCCGCTCGCGGGAAATTCCCGCAATGCGCCACAGATCGATGGTACGTCTCACGAAGGCGGTGAAGAAGGCGTCGAAGATCGCCGCTACCAGAATCGAGCCGCGATCGTGCGCCTCGGTCATGGATTCGAGCGCCTTCGCGTCCGGCGGTGTGCCGATTGCGCTGCGCAGGGGCCGGTGCAGGCCGATGGCGTCGCCAAACTGATCCGCCATTCCCACCAGAGGATTCCGCTGCCCAATCTGGGCCGTGATACGGACTCCATCTTTTCCCGGCGGCGCCGCCGGAGACAGGTGCTCGGAAAAAAGCGCTCCGCCCGTCCCTCTGAGCGCCTCCAGTACCGCCTCTTTGATGCTGAAGTGCTGAAAGAGCGCAACGATGTCCGCAAATCCTTCGTGGAATGCTGCAACATCGATATTGGTGGGCTGCATGAACGCGGGACGAATGCTGTCCAGCAAGGCATGCGTCGTCTCATGCGCAACCACGTCATGAGCAAGACAGGTAAAGATCGTCTGATTGGGAAGATTATTTCCCGGATCGGTTTCCGACGCCCGGAAGTATCCGAAAACCAGGGCGTGCAGATTGGGATCA of the Acidobacteriota bacterium genome contains:
- a CDS encoding peptidase M4 gives rise to the protein MSPGAAAAARQRLKSNGPDPRRPVPRPVFRWLRAFAFDPSRGKNYGNYMTLQVPFEHPLAPGPVGSYLAVVDYDPGNQCYYESVDLNDRWILANAGIAPTESDPRFHQQMVYAVVSETIQRFEYALGRRIRWRRRKYRHKSPFQGRLLVFPHGVQEANAFYDPNLHALVFGYFRASETDPGNNLPNQTIFTCLAHDVVAHETTHALLDSIRPAFMQPTNIDVAAFHEGFADIVALFQHFSIKEAVLEALRGTGGALFSEHLSPAAPPGKDGVRITAQIGQRNPLVGMADQFGDAIGLHRPLRSAIGTPPDAKALESMTEAHDRGSILVAAIFDAFFTAFVRRTIDLWRIAGISRERGEDVELHPDLLGRLCDEVSKTAGHFQTMCIRGLDYCPPVDITFGDYLRALITADYDTVRDDDLGYRAALVDAFRLRGIRPEAVTSYSEESLLWIPPESKHRLKLETLQRPDPNASEVEFAAIEKSNARQLHAFACANAKVFGLNHFNRRHIAVDSFHFVVRPNPDTLLPTSEMVAVIVERLEQPEKKGGGTAFGGVTLLFNEDGTLRYAVRKSLRNDRPEKQAFFRQLLWESVPRGAYEAMKTGQIDFRALHQRY